The Chlorocebus sabaeus isolate Y175 chromosome 28, mChlSab1.0.hap1, whole genome shotgun sequence genomic interval GGAAAATGTAAATGGGGACAGTGGCCAACACCGATGCAGGCAGAGCCCAAAGTCACGGTTGAGCCATCCTGGCCAGCAGAAGCCAGGTCCCCactccaccaccacaccctgtcaCTTCCGTCCCTCCACAATATCCAGAGGAGGGTGGACTCTGTTCTTGCTAGCAGGAGGCGGCCTTGGGAAGGTGTCCGAATGGGCCAGAGAGGCTGAAGGCTGCTGCCTTCCTGCCTGGCTCAGTCTCTGCCCAGTCCCCAGTCCCCAGCAGCCAGTGGCCCGTGGCAGGGCCCTCCTGGGGTCACAGCCTGTGCTGAGCTCAGTCCAGGGAAGAACAAAGCAGAGAGGGACAGAGTGGAGCCGTGGCACCTTACACGTAGTTGCTGGCAGCAGCAGAGCGGGCGGCAGAATACTTGGCAGAGTAAGGCTTGTCTGTACGGGGTGGGCAGTTGCAGCAAAGCAGCCCCCCGCCAAGGAGCAGCAGGCCGGAGGCGGCCCAGCCGACGTAGAGCGAGGCACCCATCTCCCGCTTCTGCCCGGAGGCCACCAGCGGGTTGTAGAAGTCTTGGATGATGTTGTGGGCCGTCCAGGACACGGGCACTATCACCAGCAGGCCGGCCAACAGGAACACCACACCCGCCACGATCATGGTCTTGGCCTTGGCACTCTCATCCTCCAGGCAGTTGGTACACTTGCCCCCCACCACAGACAACAGCACGCCCAGAGCGGCCACGATGATGCTGATGATGACGAGGGCACGGGCCGCCTGCAGGTCCTGTGGCAGTGCCAGCAGCGAGTCGTACACCTTGCACTGCATCTGGCCGGTGCTCTGCACCACGCAGTTCATCCACAGGCCTTCCCAGATGGTCTGCGAGGTGACAATGTTGCTGCCGATGAAGGCCGTCACGCGCCACATGGGCAGCGCACAGCACAGCATGACGGCCAGCCAGCCCAGGACGGCCAGCGCGATGCCCGTCACCTGTAGCCCCATGGAGGCCATCGCTCAGCGTCCGCAGAGATTGAGgacctggaaggctgaggggaTCCGGCTGTGGAGGCCGTAGGATTCCAAGTGCTGGGGACGGACTTAACGTTGGCAGAGAGCTCCTTTGCACCGTGAGTCAGGAGATAAAGCCAGTCCTGATGCACAAGCCAGTGAGTGTGAGCAGACCAGTTCCTTCCAGCCGACAGCTGCCAGGGCACTCTCTCTCTCAGGACAGGTTGAGCGGTTATATGGCTCTGGCAGAGGGGCGGGGGCAGAGGGAGGGGTTTTCGTCACTGGGACCTCCTCCTGACCAGTTTCTCTGGATTCCTGAGCCCAGGCCAACAAAGGCACTTTTGAGgcccctgcccctggcccctgAGTCACTATCCAGTCTCAGAAGAAACTACCCTGTCCCCTTCCTCAAAGCCCATGCTGAGGTCACCCGGGAGACAGACACTGAATCACAGCCCAGGGACAGCTGGATATTCACAGGGCAAGGCCAGGGGGCAGCCAGACCCACCCAGGTTTGGGAGCCTGAAGACCAGGGTCCCCACAGGCCAGGGTCCCCTCATTCTAGGTTTAGGTGGGAGGACAGGGTGGAGACCCTCAGGgagagtttgaggatgcagtttCGGAAACATCCACGAGAAACCGCACCTTGATTACTGTCCTTTCTTGTCCTTATCAGTTTCATCACTGGCAGTTTCACTGCTGTTGTGATTATGATCATTCATGCATCTGGGCCTCACCAGCAGCTTGTGCGGCACTGGCCGGATAAAGTTACATGTAGGGGAGTGAGGAGCCGGGAAGCCGGGACTCCTGGGTACATCACCCACTCTCACCCATCTCTATCACCCAGCTTCTCTGTTTGGCTAGAAGAGGGGCCTTGGACATGATGTACCTTTAGCCAAAAAGAGACAGAAGCCTGCCCCTCTCCACCTCCACAGAAGTTTAGTCTGGTGGGCTCTGTTCCTGCCAGGGGCCACCCTGCTTGCCCAGAACTGGGTGGGGCTGGTCACCAACGACGACAAACATTAACTAGATCCTGGAGACATCATCACCCCAGTAAATGGGTGTTTACCCTGTGGAGACATACAAAGCCTTCCAATAAAGCCAGGGTGGGTGCAAAGTCCCATGAGATTTCAAAGGGAAGGGGAACTCTTCCGGGGTGGGGAGGTGTGGTGCTGGGGGAGCTTGACTGCAAAGGGGTGCTGGGTGGCACAACTCCTGGGGGCACTGGATTCTTGGATTATGCCACAGAAGGCATCATGAACGGGTCCCCCAGAAAAGTTTTGCAAGACAACGGGACTGGCTGAGGGACGACATTCTGGTAGACGGTGGGCCAGGCTGGACAAACGCAGCTCATTCTGGGAACACAGCCCTTAGGAGAGATGTGCAAGGCAGCGAGACTGGTGAAGGAGGACATTCGGGCAGAGAGAACAAGGACAGAGGTGGCAAGGTGGGGAAGGGCAGCTTGTTCTGGGAACAGCCAGGAATCCAGTTTGACCAGAGactgggctggggagggaggttcCAGAGTAAAAGAGTCAGAAATTTCTGCCCGGAATGTCACCGAGCCCTGGGagatagagggagggaggagggtctAGTATCAGGAAGATCTGGGTTCAGGGCAGATGACTGAGGGGACCTCTGGGAAGGGGTCATCGTGGGGGTGATCGAGACTGTCTAGGGCTCATCCCAAAAGCACCGAGGGAGCCCCTCCTCACCCGCCACGTGGTCATTTTGCATCTTTCATCCCATCCCTGCTGGGAACTCTGCAGGGGCCAGGGCTCCAGTGTGTCCCTGAGCCGCCACCATTGTCCAGCACTGGTGGCTGTGTGCCCAGTTCGGACCCAGAAGGATGCATAGTCCTTGAGCTTCCTGAGGGAAAATCATCAAGGATGCCATGGTTTGGGTTGAAGCGGTCAGTGAGTACCCACGGGAGGTATTTGAGATGGATCTGTTGACCGGCTAATGAAGCACTGGACAGGCTGGAACAATCTAGCATGATCCACCCATGTTACAGATGGGAAGTTGAGGCCTGGTATTGTGGTTAACTCTATACACATCTATCTCCCCTGCTAGCCTGGGGCTCCTGGAAGACAGGAACAATGCCTTCTGCATCCTCAGTGCCCAGCACCGGGCTTGATACCTCACAGATGCTCAAGAAATGTTAGAAGTGgttgctgtggctcatgcctataatgccggcactttgggaggccaagatgggaggatcgcttgaggccagagttggaggccgcagtgagctataatcacaccattgcactccagccttgggcaacagagcaagaccctgtctcaaaaaaaacaaaaaaaaaaacaaaaagaaatgtttgggcagggtgcggtggctcatgcctgtaatcccagtaccttgggaggccaagacgggcggaacatgaggtcaagagttcgagaccagcctggccaacatggtgaaatcccatctctactaaaaatacaaaaattagctgagtgtggtggttcacacctgtaatcacagctactcaggagactgaggcaggagaatcgctttaacctgggaggtggaggttgtggtgagccgagatcacgccattgcactccagcctgggtgacagagcgagactccgtctaaaaagaaaagaaaagaaaaaaaaaggaatatttgatGATGGAAAGAATGAAGCATTCTCCAGTTTCAAACCACACTCCTACACCTTGACCCCCATCATAAGCACACTCACCAAAACAAACAGGGATGGTTTCTGCCCGGACCACGCCTCCCTGGGGCTTTCTTTACAAGGCTCTCTCCGCACACAGAGCCTATGGGCTAAATAACACCAGAGATAAGTAACCATCATGACTGATGATAAGTGCTTTCCTGGCGATGACCTCATCACAGCCTCCTGCCGTCAGCAGGGCAGGGACTTTTATTGCCTTGGCTCAAAGGAgtaaactgaagcccagagaaggccaGGGGCTTGCCTAGGACGGGTgggcactccagcatgggtgccTCCTTCCCCAGGTGCCTcttacctgtggtcccagccaggTAGCCTTTAGCAAGCTTTCTGAGTAGATACATGACTTGGCCAGATGGCCGAACCTACCCCCCGCCTcccccccacctcctgccccaccccGCCACTTCCTGCCCTTGCTTTCCTGGGACACAGCCAACTGGCACTTGGAGAAGCAGGCATGGGGGAGGGGGGCATGCAAGTCCGACAACAGTCCACCTGTGGCCCTACAGAAGTGACTTAACAAGCTGTCCTTCCCTGCCAGGTACAGCCACGCGTATCGGGAGCAGACAGCAGGGAGGGGTTGGAGGTTGGGAGGGCAGGTGCAGGAGGGCCTCCAGGCATAGAGCGGACACAAGGCAGGGAAGAAGCACGGAGCTCACACAGGGCTAGAGGACCCAGGTGTGAAGGAGAGGCCAGAAGGATGTCCTTGGGGATCAGCCAGCAGCTCAGTGGAGCTAGAGAGAGATTTGTTGATGCCAAGAGACCGTTGGCTCAGTCCCACCCACCCGCTGCAGGAAAAGCACCAGCAAAGGCAAGAGGTGCTTCTCTCCTCTCCGCTCTGGCTCCCACAGCCCTAAGGCAGAGGAAAACAAGGAAATTTACCTCCAGGCCTGCATCTGGCCCTCTTCCCAAAGCCCGGAGATCTTTTACAGGAACACCTTATAAGACATCTGTTGTTCATCACCTTGGGTTTGGGGTCAGAGAGTGCAGGGTTGccactcatttattttctttttcttttttgtaacttGCACTGTGTGATTTGGTGCTGACAGAATTGGATCACATGTGCTGGTTTCTAACTTTTGCTGTTGTCGTTTTGGTTTTGAGACgacgcgatctctgctcactgcagtctccatttcttgggttcaagcaattctcctgcctcagcctcccgagtagctgggactacaggtgcacaccaccatgcccagctaatttttgtagttttagtagagacagggtttcagcatgttggccaggctggtctcgaacttccagcctcaagtgatctgcccgccttggcctcccaaagtgctgggattgcaggcgtgagccaccgtgcccggccacacgTGCTGGTTTCTATCAAGGATAAAAACCACCAGATCAGCTCACCCATCTCTGCCCACCCCGTAAACCATCTTTCCGACCCAGGGACCATCTCTGAGCCACAGCTTCCTCCTTTGTAAAAATGAGGATGTTGCACCCCTTccagtatcaaaaacaaaaacagacgtGAAATGAGATGGGGATGTGAAAATGCTTCGCAAGCCAAAAGGGACAAAAGCTGGGAAGCTGTGTATCCATGAGCCATCCTACCAGCCCTGTGACCTTGGAGAAGCCAATTCCATCTCTGAACCCCAACTTCCTCCTTTGTACAGTGAGAACACTGGGGCCCACTCCCCAATCTGAGACACATGTGAAATGAGAGAAGGATGTAAAAATGCTTCGTGAGCCGAAAAGTGTAATACCAAGAGGAGGGAGCAAAGTTCCGGACGCAAAGCAGCTACTGCTCAGTTCGGATCCTGGTCATATCAGGTGGGAGCTAGGACTTTTCAGACCCCTGTCCCCAGAGTTCCAGGGGCTTGGCCAAgcccccaaatttttttttttttttttttttttttttttttttgagaaggaatgtcgctctgtcacccaggctatagtgcagtggtacaatctcggttcactgcaacctctgcctcccaggttcaagcgattctcctgcctcagcctcccaagtagctgggactacaggtgcccgccaccgcacccggataatttttgtatttttagtagagacggggttttgccatgttggccaggctggtctcgaacttctgacctgaagtgatccacctgtctcagcctcccaaagtgctgggattacaggcatgggccccAAGTCCCCAGTTgtaacacacacatatgcagcTTGCCCTGAGCTCAGCTCCCTGGGAGTCCTTAGCAAAGGGGCAAAAACAAAGTCTCCCTTCTAACTCCAAGCTCCTGCTGGCTTCTGAGCCCTAGGGCCGGTAATGGATGATTGTCCTGCAGCCAAAAAGATCTCAGTGGGCTGAGCAGTCTAGCTCCCAGAGCCAGTACTCCATGCCGTCTGGGAACAGCAAGACTAAAGTCAGGAAAGCCAGTGTATATTAAATTGATTCCTAGGGCGGaaacagtagctcacgcctgtaatctcagcactttgggaggctgaggtggaaggaactctttttttttttttttgagacggaatctcgctctgtcgcccaggctggagtgcagtggccggatctcagctcactgcaagctccgcctcccgggtttgcgccattctcctgcctcagcctcccgagtagctgggactacaggtgcccgccacctcgaccggctatttttttgtatttttttagtagagacggggtttcactgtgttagccaggatagtctcgatctcctgacctcgtgatccgcccgtctcagcctcccaaagtgctgggattacaggcttgagccaccgcgcccggccagaaggaACTCTTGAGCCaagagttctagactagcctggccaacatggtgaaaccctgtctatactaaaaattagccgggcgtggtggcgtgtgcctatggtcccagctgctggggagatggaggtgggagaatcgcttgaaacctggaggcagaggttgcagtgagctgagatcgcgccactgcactccagcctgagcaacagaccaagatcctgtctcttaaaaaataaaaaaacagtaggtttggcgtggtggctcaagcctgtaatcccagcactttgggaggccgaggggggtggatcacgaggtcaggagatcgagactatcctggctaacacggtgaaaccccgtctctactaaaaatacaaaaaattagccaggcgtggtggcgggctcctgtagtcccagctactcgggaggctgaggcaggagaacggggtgaacctgggaggcagagcttccactgagctgagatcgcgccactgcactccagtctgcgcggcagagtaagactccgtctcaaaaaaatagtaataaaaaacaaatagtaaaggatggattttttttttttctttaggcaaCAAGATCCTATTTCTTTCTGAAGTCCTTGAGCTCCGATTGGAGTCCTGGCACCAGGCTGAAAGGGAGAGTCCCTGGCCCTCAGCCTGACTGCCCACACCAGCGGACTGTCCACCCCCTCAGCCTGGTGCTAGGTGATGGCAGGCGTGGCTGACCAGTCTGGCCAGACTGGCTGAGCGGGTGCTCCCCCCAGGTTGGGCACCACGTGAACCGTGGGTGGGGGCGGTGGCCACGTCTGGGGGTTCTtctaaggaagagaagaaagatcaTACTGATGCCTCCTGGCTGGAGTCCCAGGGTCGGGCACTTCTGGTGGCAGAGATGGGAAGAGGGGTTGAGCAAAGGGAGGGGACTCGGTGAGAGAGCTTAGTTAGACAGACTCGGAGGAGATGACTGTGTGAAGGGGAGGAGGCTTACACAGGGGACAGGACTGAGAGGACCGTTGTTAAATTACTTTCCTCCAAATCGGTGCATCGATTTCGGTTTATGTCCGTCGGTTTCAAAAcgtctggccaggcatggtggctcatgcctgtaatcccagcactttgggaggctgaggcaggaggatcgtttgaggtcaggaattcaagacctacctgggcaacatagcgagaccctttttctattaaaaaactttcttttttaaaattagccaggcatggtcgcatacacctgtaaatcccagctatttggaaggctgaggcaggaagatcacttaaaccctggagttggaggctacagtgagccatgatcatgccactgcactccaacctgggtgacagagcaagacctcatctctaataaataaataattagcaagCCCCATATTTACCATGACCTTCAGCATTCCCATCGTCCTCCCCAGCTGTCCAGCCCCTCACAGGCCACTCCCCCACTTCACAGAGAGGTCCATCCAGGTCCCAGGCATAaaccctccctcccaccctcctccaccCCTCCCTCTGGCTCCCCCCACCTCACTTCAGGGCAGTCCTGTCTCTACTGGACTTTACTCCAATTTCCCAGAGGCGGGGGAGGGAGAGGACCTAAGGGCGTGGAATTCCTGAAGACCCTCTAATCTGATGGAGGAGTCAgtcctccccaaccccacccctccctctccccatccaGGGCAGCCTCCTCTTGCCCTGGCCTCTCAGGGAGCAAGCCAGCCAGTAAACCATGTTTTGAGCGTCTGCTTCAgggccaggcactatgctaagtgccTTCGAATAACGTTGAATAACAGGAAATCATTTTATCTCACTGCAAAACAGTGTAGGGGCATCATTGTCGttctcttgttttcatttttaagacatgaaacctcactctgtcacccaggctggagtgcagtggcacagtcctagctcactgaagcctcgaactcctgagctcaagcaaacctccaCCTTCAGCCTCTGGTGTAGCTGAGacgacaggtgtgcacccccacacccagttaactttgtttttctgtagagacagggtctcccgatgatgcccaggctggccttgaactcctggcctcaagtgatcctcctgcctcagcctctcaaagtgctgggattctaggtgtgagccaccatgcccagcccattcccattttagagatgagaaaactaaggctctgGGAGCTGATGTGACATTCCAGGGCCCCCAGAATAATGGCAAAACCGGTATTCACACCCTGCCCAATGTCTGATTCTGGGGCTCATCCTCTACCCCTACTCTTCTATTGCCCAGGGCTGGCATGGAGCTCATCAGGGTGTAATCAGCCCAGCCTGAATTGAAATAAACAGCTCCCACACAGGGAAAACCAGCTCTGTGTGAGCACTGGAGAGGGAAAAATCAACTCTACCTGGGGCATACcaggcaggcttcctggaggaggtggcacgTGGAGAGGAAACCAGAAGGGTGAGTAAAagcttagagacctatgaagaggaGAGAGTTCTCCCAAAAGGAGAGTAGCAGGGACAAaaagaggggtgtgtgtggggagggagtATCTGTGGAAAACTGAACTTGAGGAGTCGGAAGCCAGGCAGGTGAGGGAGTAGGGCTGGGAAATAAGTTGGGAGCATCAGTGTGAGCCTCAAGGGTGCAACCCAGGAGCTTGGGTCAGTTGGAGGGAAAGTCAGGAGGGCGGTCTTGCTTTGGGCTGGGTGATGGGGGACAGAGGAGGCGGGGCTTCCCTGGGAGGGTGCCTTTGTCTCAGGACCAGCCAGGACTCCTAGAGAAGTGCCCCCTGGTCCCAGGCCAGGACAGGCCTTGTCACCAGTCAGCGGAGCAAAGAGCTGGGATCATCCCATCCTGCTCCGTCTTGGAAGATCAGAGGATGCCAGAACACAGAACCCAGAAGCCGGGCACACCCCTGATGACGAGGGTTTACAGAGAAGCTGTCTCTGACACACTAAGAGGCTGAGAGAAACCCGCACGCCGACCAGGAGACTCCTAGGTCAGCAGCCCATGAGTCAGCAGTGACAGAGCCAGGGACAAAACCCAGGAGTCCGGGATCATCAGCACCATCTCGCCCCATTTCCAGGTGACTCAGAGATCATATTATCCCTCCCGGCACAGAGGCCCCAGGCCTGGCCTCTCTCCTGCCCTGTGTCCCCCGCCCCATCTCTCCCACATCTCCCCCCAGCGTGGATGTGCAGACACCAGCCACGCCCTCTCCTGTCACACACAGATACTAATCTCTTGCCTTCTCAGGGCCCGAGAAGTCCAGCTGCCAGATCTTTGCCCTATTGCCAGGTGCACCTACTGACCCAGCCCTGCTGGAGTCCTCATTCCCTGCCAGCTCCCATGTCTGGATCATCTCAGGCCCCCGGAAGGGCACATCCCTGTCTGAACTGTCCCCTTCCCTGGGGAGTAGGAGGCAGGGTGGAGCCAGGAGCAGCCACACTGGTGATTAGGTTTGAGCTttgtaatttttcagtttttttttttttttttttgagacagagtctcactctgtcacccagcctggagtgcaatggcgcaatctcggatcactgcaagttccgcctcccaggttcaagtgatcctcctgcctcagcctcccgagtagctacaggcatgcaccacgcccagctaacttttgtatttttagtacagacagggtttcgccatgttggccaggctggtcgcgaactcctgacctcaggtgatccacccgcctcggcctcccaaagtgctgggattacaggcgtgagccactgtgctcaactCAATGCTCTTTTTATATCAGGGCATAAGCATCGTGGCTTGAGCTTTTGAAGTGTGCCTCAGTGCTCACCCACAGCACTCAACTCCcacctcttttccttcctgcctccctcccttaaTGCTTTCTTGCTTCCCGCCAACTGAACAGGGGAAGTGTGGATGCCCAGGGGCCTGCCAGCTGCCACCCAGTTGGTGTCACTATCCCCCAGCATCAGTCTCCATCCCCATGTCCCCATACAGGCTGGCTCTCCTCACCCACAGCCGTGCAACAAGCatccatgtttattttctttcggGCAATTTTATTCCCATTCTTTGCCATCTCAGCAGGCTGGCAGAGAACTCACAGTCCATCCCTCCTGTAGCTCCCGCCCTGAGCTAGATATATGCGGTCCCATCGGGAATGGAAGGCCCTCACTTGTCCCATCAGCCATTGCCCAGCTTTGGCTGCCATGGAAACCTCCAGGCTTCAGTCTGTGTGGTCTCTTCAGGGCCTGGGTCTCAGTGGCCTTGCAGCCACACTGAGGAATCAGAAATCACTGGTGGGACCggacgaggtggctcacgcctgtaatcccaatgctttgggaggtccagctgagaggatcacttgagctcaggagttccagaccaccctgggcaacatagcaagaccctgtctctacaaaaaataaaaaaatttttaaagattttaggcCGAgcgtggtgccacacacctgtaatctcggcacattgggaggcccaggtgggtgggtcacttgaggtcaggagttcgagaccagcctgaccaacatggcaaaaccccatctctactaaaagtacaaaaattagctgggcatggttgtgcacacctgtaatcccagctacttgggaggctgaagcaggagaaatgcttgaacccaggaggcaggggttgcagtgagccgaaatggggccactgcactccagcctgggcgacaagagcaaaactctgtctgaaaaaaaaaaaaaggtttctttcgtttaaaaaaaaaattttaactccaAAAAATGTATGCAGATACTTCTACCCTCATGGAGGGGAGAATAACATGAGTATGGGCTGTGCACAGTGACTTAATTCCAAGGGTACAGTACAGGAAGGGTAACCTTACAGTGAAGAAAGCCGACAATCACTGCCCCAGCCAGGAGCTCAAAGTCAACATCAGTTGATAGAATGTAAAGCAAATGGCACTTTACCTGAGATCTTTCTCCTGCAAACCCATAATCCTAAtctaatcataagaaaaacatcagacaaatcccaagACAGGAGCATCTGCGACATAGCTGACCAGCACTCCTAAAACCTGAAGATTGTCctaacaaggaaagtctgagataCTGTGGTAGCCAAGAAGAGCGTCATTACGCGATGACTAAACGTCACCTGGTGTCCTGGGTGGGATCCTAAAACAGAAACAGGACATTGGGGAAGAGCCATGGAAATcaatatatgtaaacaaatgcaaatatgtgtaaataaatgtaaatggtatgtaaagaaatgtaaattgtaTATAAACAAATGTGATATGGGATCCCAGATGAGatgctggaacagaaaaaggccATTAGATAAAAACTGTGTGagtgggcaaagtggctcacgcttgtaatcccaacactttgggaggccaaggtgggtggatcacctgaggtcaggagtttgagaccagcctgggcaatatggtgaaaccccatctctactaaaaatacaaacattagctggacgtggtggcaggcgcctgtagtcccagctactcaagaggctgaggcaggagaatcttttaaacacgggaggcagaggttgcagtgagctaagatcacaccactgcactctagtctgggcgaccaagccagactctgtcttaaaaaaaaaaaaaacctgtggaaATCCATATAAAGCATACACTTCAGTTAATAGCATTGTATCAATATTGATATCAACATTGGTTCATTAACTGAAACAAATAGGCAGTATTAATGTAAGATTTTAATAGTAGGAGAAAGTGTGGGGATATACAGAACTCTGTACGatctcaatttttctataaatctgaaactgttcttaaaaataaagcttgtaggccgggcccagtggctcatacctctaatcacagcactttgggaggctgaggcaggaggatcacctgagttcaggagttcaagaccaacctggccaacatggtgaaaaccagtctctacttaaaatacaaaaaaaattagctgggcatggtggcaggcatctgtaatcccagctactcaggaggctggggcaggagaattgcttgaaactgagaggtagaggttacagtgaacccagatcatgccactgcactccagcctgggcgacagagtgagacccggtctcaaaataataaatgaataaaaattttaaaaataaataaataaaaaaataaaggctggaagaaagaaagaagaggccaggaacagtggctcgagcctgtaatctcccagcactttgggaggctgagacaggaggatctcctgaggtcaagagtttcagaccagcctggccaacgtggtgaaaccccgtctctactaaaaatacaaaaattagccaggcgtggtggcgctcaACATAGttgcaactactcaggaggctgaggcacaagaatcacttgaacctgggggggtgaaggttgcagtgagccaagatcatgcactgcactccagcctgggcaacacagcaagactccatctcaaaaacaaaaaaaaggaagaaaggaaggagggaggaagggataaaggaaggagaaagagaaagaaggaaaaagggagggagggaggaggaagaaggcaagggagggaaagagaaaggaaagaaggaaggaaaggaaggagggagggaggaaatgaaagaaagaaaggagggaaactGAGCCCGAGtctcacctcctccagggagccttccTGGCTTCTGCTTGGGCCATGAAGGGGCATTGAAGGAGCCAGCAGGCAGGACTCAGTAATCAACGTTGCTCAAGTTCCAGAACCTCTGGTGGAGAATGTCCTGTTCATAGGAGACGCATGCTGAAGTTCTGAGCGGTCAATTGTCATGATATATTCATCTAGCTTTCAAATGGTTCAGGAAAAAGCAAA includes:
- the CLDN4 gene encoding claudin-4, which codes for MASMGLQVTGIALAVLGWLAVMLCCALPMWRVTAFIGSNIVTSQTIWEGLWMNCVVQSTGQMQCKVYDSLLALPQDLQAARALVIISIIVAALGVLLSVVGGKCTNCLEDESAKAKTMIVAGVVFLLAGLLVIVPVSWTAHNIIQDFYNPLVASGQKREMGASLYVGWAASGLLLLGGGLLCCNCPPRTDKPYSAKYSAARSAAASNYV